From Rickettsiales bacterium, the proteins below share one genomic window:
- a CDS encoding CrcB family protein has protein sequence MQNIILVAIGGMLGCVTRYGVLSAFSENIRTKLPEYINYVLVVNVIGSFLIGLIFAGYERGFFNSNTFNIVKPLLAIGFLGGLTTFSSFTLDFLQFIQKGQVINGLIYVVLSVFLGIVAVYAGYLIAK, from the coding sequence ATGCAAAATATTATTTTAGTGGCGATTGGTGGAATGCTTGGTTGTGTTACCAGATATGGGGTTCTCTCAGCTTTTTCAGAAAATATAAGGACGAAATTGCCAGAATATATCAATTATGTTTTAGTGGTAAATGTAATTGGGAGTTTTTTAATTGGGCTAATTTTTGCTGGATATGAAAGGGGGTTTTTCAATTCAAACACTTTTAATATTGTAAAACCCTTGCTTGCTATTGGCTTTTTGGGCGGGCTTACAACTTTTTCATCATTCACATTAGATTTTTTACAATTTATTCAAAAAGGGCAGGTTATAAACGGCTTAATATATGTTGTATTATCAGTATTTTTAGGCATAGTGGCGGTTTATGCAGGGTATTTAATCGCTAAATAA